The following proteins are encoded in a genomic region of Sorangiineae bacterium MSr12523:
- a CDS encoding sigma-70 family RNA polymerase sigma factor, producing MFCRGLSADEVSAVHQRYGALLARRCRLLLRDRALAEDAMQELLSALLRRGASLRTANVPYRWLCRAVDRTCIDLLRRGRHVRGAVAIDEIDPIGPAPGVDAEARYAVLESLERLPEEHRALAILLFVDGLSQGEAADELGVSRATVNRRAQEIRAHFRWSASPSEGRHDAPE from the coding sequence GTGTTTTGCCGCGGCCTCTCCGCCGACGAGGTCAGCGCTGTTCATCAGCGCTACGGTGCGCTCCTCGCGCGTCGATGCCGCCTTTTGCTTCGCGACCGCGCCTTGGCCGAAGACGCCATGCAGGAATTGCTGTCTGCACTGCTCCGCCGTGGAGCAAGCCTGCGCACCGCGAACGTGCCTTACCGCTGGCTATGCCGCGCGGTCGATCGCACCTGCATCGACCTGCTCCGGCGCGGCCGGCACGTTCGCGGTGCCGTGGCCATCGACGAAATCGACCCCATCGGGCCGGCGCCCGGGGTCGATGCCGAGGCGCGGTACGCGGTGCTGGAATCGCTCGAGCGGCTGCCCGAAGAGCATCGGGCGCTGGCCATTCTTTTGTTCGTCGACGGCCTCAGTCAAGGTGAGGCCGCGGACGAACTCGGGGTTTCACGCGCCACCGTCAACCGGCGCGCGCAGGAGATTCGCGCCCACTTTCGCTGGAGTGCTTCGCCTTCGGAGGGTCGACATGACGCACCCGAATAG
- a CDS encoding caspase family protein has product MRVTARALVFLFVTLAVWLHAPRAFAEPVRILVAAASTVGLEAERPLRFSTNDAARVRDVLVTLGGVRPEHAFVVNEPSRAQLFASIARAKHEAEKHRADEVTLVFYFSGHGDRDALHLAGERVLLADLSGKLAEVPAGLRLAVTDACRASREKGFTAEEPFTITAVNVAQATGQVWLHASGDGEAAQESDELQGAIFTHAWLNGLRGAADSNGDARVTLEESFAFAHAQTLLRSAKSTGVLQKPEAIVTLRETAPIVLTQPLSHGATLTFPQARDMHFLVYLADAKSVLSEMWSSHERRIAMRVPAGHYVVQRRAGSVSSTAMVALTEGESRDLQERDFATSPRGRIARKGDERGERGHELSAGYESGWNARTGFVHGPQVTYAYAWSFLALSFGGGADFADRTLERTEEHLVSGYGRAGLEIRARMGAFTARFGGGARAGILSQSLEPMAGSWVAAKHDSAFFLGPEVFAAGRIGLGTPWFVDIGATGRVLYFREESQVRGVAGLTASASLGVRF; this is encoded by the coding sequence GTGAGGGTGACGGCGAGGGCGCTGGTGTTCCTATTCGTGACCCTCGCGGTGTGGCTGCACGCGCCGCGCGCATTCGCGGAACCGGTGCGCATTCTCGTGGCCGCCGCGAGCACCGTCGGCCTCGAGGCCGAGCGGCCACTCCGGTTTTCCACGAACGATGCCGCACGCGTACGCGACGTTCTGGTGACCCTCGGCGGTGTGCGGCCCGAGCACGCGTTCGTCGTGAACGAGCCATCGCGTGCGCAGCTTTTCGCAAGCATCGCGCGCGCGAAGCACGAAGCCGAGAAGCATCGCGCCGACGAGGTCACCCTGGTCTTCTATTTCAGCGGGCACGGCGATCGCGATGCCCTGCACCTGGCCGGGGAGCGCGTGCTCTTGGCCGATCTTTCGGGAAAGCTGGCCGAGGTTCCCGCGGGCCTGCGCCTCGCGGTGACCGATGCATGCCGCGCCTCCCGCGAGAAGGGCTTCACCGCGGAGGAGCCGTTCACCATCACGGCGGTGAATGTTGCGCAGGCAACGGGCCAAGTGTGGCTGCACGCCTCCGGCGATGGCGAAGCCGCGCAGGAATCCGACGAGCTTCAGGGCGCGATTTTCACGCACGCATGGCTCAATGGCTTGCGCGGCGCCGCGGACAGCAACGGCGATGCACGCGTAACCCTCGAGGAGAGCTTTGCATTCGCCCACGCGCAAACGCTCCTTCGCTCGGCCAAGAGCACCGGGGTGCTGCAGAAGCCCGAGGCCATCGTCACCTTGCGCGAGACGGCGCCCATTGTGCTCACGCAGCCGTTGTCGCACGGCGCGACGTTGACCTTCCCGCAAGCGAGGGACATGCATTTTCTCGTGTACCTGGCCGATGCGAAGAGCGTACTGTCGGAGATGTGGAGCTCGCACGAGCGCCGCATCGCGATGCGCGTCCCGGCGGGGCACTACGTCGTCCAACGTCGCGCCGGGAGCGTCTCGAGCACGGCGATGGTGGCCCTCACGGAAGGGGAGTCGCGGGATCTCCAAGAGCGCGACTTCGCCACCTCGCCGCGAGGACGGATCGCGCGCAAAGGGGACGAACGTGGCGAGCGTGGCCACGAGCTCTCCGCCGGTTACGAGAGCGGCTGGAATGCGCGCACGGGTTTCGTCCACGGCCCGCAGGTGACCTACGCGTACGCGTGGTCGTTCCTGGCGCTCTCGTTCGGCGGCGGCGCCGACTTCGCGGATCGCACCCTCGAGCGCACCGAGGAGCACCTCGTCTCCGGCTACGGGCGCGCAGGCCTGGAGATCCGCGCGCGGATGGGCGCCTTCACCGCGCGATTCGGCGGCGGCGCCCGCGCGGGCATCCTTTCGCAGAGCCTCGAGCCCATGGCCGGATCGTGGGTTGCGGCGAAGCACGACAGCGCGTTCTTCCTCGGGCCCGAGGTCTTCGCGGCGGGTCGCATCGGCCTGGGCACCCCGTGGTTCGTCGACATCGGTGCAACGGGAAGGGTTCTCTATTTTCGCGAAGAGTCGCAGGTGCGCGGCGTCGCCGGCCTGACGGCCAGCGCCTCACTCGGCGTGCGCTTTTGA
- a CDS encoding metallophosphoesterase produces MKKTYLLGISLLTSCLSVAQDRAERDRTVGHAANQGAEVHVDDGLAAVRTFSPGTAELWTEAPALRFEVVTPGDAGRNWTLRLRNVLPDAEVRATLPDGTAVSLATSRPIPTELRVTADLPASARIVFSLAPPDASSLEPWRFAALADVQNALDRVEDIYRVMNEDAAIRFVVFNGDLTERGSDEDLLLFQQKLATLRVPMYATLGNHELGTRDDAFQSFYGRCNFSFSYRGVRFTLLDSASATIDPLVYSWLDGWLQQGRHQLHVVTMHIPPLDPVGERNGSFGSRAEANKLIARLAENRVDLTIYGHVHSYYAFSNGGIPAFISGGGGAIPERLDGIGRHFLAVDVDPRTQKATTSFRPVD; encoded by the coding sequence ATGAAAAAGACGTATCTCCTGGGGATCTCGCTTTTGACCTCGTGCTTGAGCGTGGCGCAGGACCGCGCCGAGCGCGATCGGACCGTTGGCCATGCCGCGAACCAGGGCGCGGAGGTTCACGTCGACGATGGCCTCGCCGCCGTGCGCACGTTTTCGCCGGGCACCGCGGAGCTGTGGACGGAAGCGCCCGCGCTTCGCTTCGAGGTAGTGACGCCGGGCGATGCCGGGCGAAATTGGACCCTGCGCCTGCGCAATGTGCTGCCCGACGCCGAGGTGCGCGCCACCCTGCCCGATGGCACCGCCGTTTCGCTGGCGACGTCCCGCCCCATTCCGACCGAGCTCCGCGTCACGGCCGATCTTCCGGCGAGTGCACGCATCGTCTTTTCGTTGGCACCGCCCGATGCATCGTCGCTCGAGCCGTGGCGCTTCGCAGCCCTGGCGGACGTGCAAAATGCCCTCGATCGCGTGGAGGACATCTACCGCGTGATGAACGAGGATGCGGCGATTCGCTTCGTCGTTTTCAATGGCGACCTCACGGAGCGCGGCAGCGACGAGGACCTTTTGCTCTTTCAGCAAAAGCTGGCCACGCTCCGCGTGCCCATGTATGCGACCTTGGGCAATCACGAATTGGGAACACGCGATGACGCATTCCAATCGTTCTACGGCCGCTGCAATTTCAGCTTTTCCTACCGTGGCGTGCGTTTCACGCTGCTGGACTCGGCCAGTGCGACCATCGATCCTTTGGTCTATTCGTGGCTCGATGGTTGGCTTCAGCAAGGCCGGCATCAGCTTCACGTGGTCACCATGCACATTCCGCCGTTGGATCCGGTGGGCGAGCGCAATGGTTCCTTCGGCAGCCGCGCGGAGGCCAACAAGCTCATTGCGCGCCTGGCCGAAAACCGCGTCGATCTGACGATTTACGGTCACGTGCACTCGTATTATGCCTTCTCCAACGGGGGCATTCCCGCCTTCATCTCGGGCGGCGGCGGCGCCATTCCCGAACGCCTCGATGGCATCGGCCGCCATTTTCTCGCGGTGGACGTCGACCCGCGTACGCAAAAAGCAACGACGTCATTTCGCCCCGTCGATTAA
- a CDS encoding SDR family oxidoreductase, with the protein MGRMNDKVALITGAARGIGEGIARAFHREGARVISSDIKDDLGQAVARQLGERASYVHLDVRIEAEWERVIGDVLATHARLDVLVNNAGIIGFEEAFAPHDPEHVSIENWRAVHATNLEGVLLGCKYGIRAMRRTGVGSIINMGSRSGVVGIPAACSYASSKGAVRNHTKSVALYCAEQGLRIRCNVIQPAAILTPMWEPVLGQGAEREARMKEFTKETPLGRWGTIDEVAALAVYLGSDESTYTTGTEFNIDGGILAGSAARPRPAES; encoded by the coding sequence ATGGGACGAATGAACGACAAAGTGGCCCTGATCACGGGAGCCGCACGAGGCATCGGTGAAGGTATCGCGCGCGCGTTTCATCGCGAGGGCGCGCGTGTCATTTCGAGCGACATCAAGGATGACTTGGGCCAAGCCGTCGCGCGCCAGCTCGGCGAGCGCGCCAGCTACGTGCACTTGGATGTGCGCATCGAGGCGGAGTGGGAACGGGTCATCGGCGATGTGCTCGCGACGCACGCGCGACTCGACGTGCTGGTGAACAATGCGGGCATCATCGGCTTCGAGGAGGCTTTCGCCCCACACGATCCGGAGCACGTTTCAATCGAGAACTGGCGCGCGGTGCATGCGACCAACCTCGAAGGCGTACTACTCGGCTGCAAATACGGCATCCGCGCCATGCGGCGGACGGGGGTGGGCTCGATCATCAATATGGGTTCGCGTTCGGGGGTGGTGGGAATACCAGCGGCCTGTTCGTATGCATCGAGCAAGGGGGCGGTTCGCAATCACACCAAGTCGGTGGCATTGTATTGCGCGGAGCAGGGGTTGCGCATTCGCTGCAACGTCATTCAGCCCGCCGCCATTCTCACTCCGATGTGGGAGCCCGTGCTGGGGCAGGGCGCCGAGCGCGAGGCGCGCATGAAAGAGTTCACGAAGGAGACCCCGCTCGGCCGCTGGGGCACCATCGACGAAGTGGCCGCCCTCGCCGTGTATCTCGGCTCCGACGAATCGACGTACACGACGGGGACGGAGTTCAACATCGACGGCGGCATCCTCGCCGGAAGTGCCGCGCGCCCGCGTCCTGCGGAATCGTAA
- a CDS encoding AraC family transcriptional regulator: protein MLDGFPRPPCYPIPVAPESGGNRSVLLDVLTSPVPKGLFPSPVDVRHVLCLHVGTPVPVSYRTDNRERDGVRLHGQFCVVPAGSSTRWVVSAPATSLLLRLSPSFLRETAHAMGLSTLDADLAPSIHVRDPHIERIGWMMQAEDHDAYPGGRLFTDSLASALVARLFALQSRHVGTGVKPGRALPARLLRNVIEYIEAHLDEDLTLAELAEVAGYSLSHFKPLFRQAVGKPVHRFVLERRVERARALLLEGRKSIVEVAFETGFANPSHMARCMRRALGVSPSQIGKS, encoded by the coding sequence ATGCTCGACGGTTTTCCGCGCCCTCCCTGCTATCCGATCCCGGTAGCACCCGAGTCTGGCGGGAACCGTTCGGTGCTTCTCGATGTGCTCACGTCGCCGGTTCCCAAAGGGCTTTTCCCTTCACCGGTGGATGTCCGTCATGTGCTCTGCCTGCACGTGGGCACGCCGGTTCCGGTTTCGTACCGCACGGACAATCGCGAGCGGGACGGCGTGCGGCTGCATGGCCAATTCTGCGTCGTGCCCGCCGGATCGAGCACGCGCTGGGTCGTCTCGGCGCCTGCGACCTCGCTGCTCTTGCGACTCTCGCCCTCGTTCCTACGGGAAACGGCCCACGCGATGGGCCTGAGTACGCTGGATGCGGACCTTGCGCCGTCGATTCACGTCCGCGATCCGCACATCGAGCGCATCGGCTGGATGATGCAGGCCGAAGATCACGATGCCTATCCCGGTGGCCGCTTGTTCACCGACAGCCTGGCCTCCGCGCTCGTCGCGCGCCTCTTTGCACTGCAATCGCGCCACGTGGGGACGGGGGTGAAGCCCGGGCGCGCGCTTCCTGCGCGACTTCTGCGCAACGTCATCGAGTACATCGAAGCGCACCTCGACGAAGATCTCACCCTGGCCGAGTTGGCCGAGGTGGCGGGCTATAGCCTGTCGCATTTCAAGCCGCTCTTCCGGCAAGCCGTTGGAAAGCCGGTGCATCGATTCGTTCTCGAGCGTCGCGTCGAGCGCGCCCGCGCCCTCTTGCTCGAAGGGCGCAAGAGCATCGTCGAAGTGGCCTTCGAGACGGGCTTCGCCAACCCGAGCCACATGGCCCGCTGCATGCGACGCGCACTCGGGGTCAGCCCGTCGCAAATCGGCAAATCGTGA
- a CDS encoding AraC family transcriptional regulator yields MRRTENVQTALWYAADLGGAELLHGSFVDYAFDLHTHDTACFALVTQGAIRIRTRGCDVVARAGDFYAVDADEPHAGWAVDGSGWRLRTLHVDAERLKALVGGDGPRVALAGPILRDAVLVKGFEEVHRDSEMAGPSLHREERYLEFVARLLSRHTREPARVAVARHEPRAVRLAREYLDQRLDQRVRLDDIAAAAGLPPFRLYRAFQRATGMSPHAYQRQARLRRATRMLREGDAIHDVAIASGFADQAHLTRSFRRIMGVTPGAYKAAFAGSKAHAE; encoded by the coding sequence ATGCGTCGAACGGAAAACGTCCAAACTGCGCTTTGGTACGCTGCCGACCTCGGCGGTGCGGAGCTTTTGCACGGCAGTTTCGTCGATTACGCGTTCGACCTGCATACGCACGATACGGCGTGTTTCGCATTGGTCACGCAAGGGGCCATTCGCATCCGGACGCGCGGGTGCGATGTGGTGGCGCGCGCGGGTGATTTCTATGCCGTCGATGCGGACGAGCCGCACGCCGGGTGGGCGGTGGACGGATCGGGGTGGCGTCTGCGAACGCTCCACGTCGATGCCGAGCGCTTGAAGGCGCTGGTCGGTGGCGATGGTCCTCGGGTGGCGCTCGCGGGGCCGATTCTCCGCGATGCTGTGCTCGTGAAGGGGTTCGAGGAGGTTCATCGCGATTCCGAGATGGCGGGGCCATCGCTCCATCGCGAGGAGCGCTATTTGGAATTCGTCGCCCGGCTGCTCTCGCGGCACACGCGCGAGCCTGCGCGCGTGGCCGTGGCGAGACACGAACCGCGCGCGGTTCGCTTGGCGCGGGAATACCTCGATCAGCGACTCGACCAGCGGGTGCGACTCGACGACATTGCGGCGGCGGCGGGATTGCCGCCGTTTCGACTGTACCGCGCCTTTCAACGGGCCACGGGCATGTCGCCGCACGCTTACCAGCGGCAGGCGCGCCTTCGGCGGGCGACCCGAATGCTGCGCGAGGGCGATGCGATTCACGACGTCGCCATCGCATCGGGGTTTGCCGATCAGGCCCATTTGACGCGGTCGTTTCGCCGGATCATGGGCGTGACGCCGGGAGCCTACAAAGCGGCATTCGCAGGGTCAAAAGCGCACGCCGAGTGA
- a CDS encoding LysE family translocator — translation MGDLLRHILSVLPGFALACLVLALIPGPATALVLQRSLRDGRGAGLASMAGNELGLFGWALASGAGLTALLQAHRVLFESMRWVGAGMLIWLGISAWRAAGRGVDVVPLLGARRASKGAAFRASLLSVAANPKAAVFSFSFFPQFLPHQGSVFLGTVLLALIWILIDGVWCACVAIAATRARKWLAQGPVRRWMERVMGAILVGLGIELATDSR, via the coding sequence ATGGGTGATCTGCTTCGTCACATCCTTTCGGTCCTGCCCGGTTTCGCGCTCGCGTGTCTCGTCCTTGCCTTGATTCCCGGTCCGGCGACGGCGTTGGTTCTTCAGCGCAGCTTGCGCGATGGTCGAGGTGCGGGGCTCGCGTCCATGGCTGGAAACGAATTGGGCCTTTTCGGATGGGCGCTGGCCAGCGGTGCCGGCCTGACCGCGCTTTTGCAAGCGCACCGCGTGCTCTTCGAATCGATGCGGTGGGTCGGGGCCGGAATGCTGATATGGCTCGGGATCTCCGCATGGCGTGCGGCGGGGCGCGGTGTCGACGTGGTGCCGCTGTTGGGCGCGCGCCGCGCTTCGAAGGGCGCGGCATTCCGCGCGTCGCTGCTGTCGGTGGCTGCCAATCCGAAGGCCGCGGTGTTTTCGTTCTCGTTCTTCCCGCAGTTCCTTCCGCACCAGGGCTCGGTCTTTCTCGGCACCGTGCTGCTCGCGCTGATATGGATCCTCATCGACGGCGTCTGGTGCGCATGCGTGGCTATCGCCGCGACACGCGCGCGAAAATGGCTCGCGCAGGGACCGGTGCGGCGCTGGATGGAGCGCGTCATGGGCGCCATCCTCGTCGGACTCGGGATCGAGCTGGCGACCGATTCGCGTTAA
- a CDS encoding GNAT family N-acetyltransferase: protein MIETSLVTSRADLEDILALQRENHRDVVQEEDARREGFVTVAHTMEALEGMHAIAPSVIAREGAELAGYALVMPVEARTLVPILDPMFRQFEVLEWRGKPLGALRYYVMGQICVARAHRGRRVVDAMYDEHRAQYASRFELCVTEIATRNTRSIRVHERVGFQLVKTYRDANDEWAVVAWDWSPPK from the coding sequence ATGATCGAAACCTCGCTCGTGACGAGCCGCGCGGACCTCGAAGACATTCTGGCACTGCAACGCGAAAACCATCGCGATGTCGTTCAGGAAGAGGACGCGCGGCGCGAGGGATTCGTCACGGTCGCGCACACCATGGAGGCCCTCGAGGGCATGCACGCCATCGCGCCGAGCGTCATCGCCCGCGAAGGCGCCGAGCTCGCGGGCTATGCCCTGGTGATGCCGGTGGAAGCGCGCACCCTCGTGCCCATTCTCGACCCGATGTTCCGCCAATTCGAGGTGCTCGAATGGCGCGGCAAGCCCCTCGGTGCCCTGCGTTATTACGTCATGGGCCAGATTTGCGTGGCCCGCGCCCACCGCGGCCGCCGCGTCGTCGACGCGATGTACGATGAGCACCGTGCCCAGTACGCCTCACGGTTCGAGCTGTGCGTCACGGAAATCGCCACGCGCAACACGCGTTCGATACGCGTCCACGAGCGCGTGGGCTTCCAGCTCGTGAAGACGTACCGCGATGCGAACGACGAATGGGCCGTCGTCGCGTGGGATTGGTCCCCGCCGAAGTGA